The Paracoccus sediminicola genome has a segment encoding these proteins:
- a CDS encoding Gfo/Idh/MocA family protein produces MSDAGSLTRHWPGSTRRRPIVIFGAGSITRDAHLPAYAKGGYEIAGIYDPEPQKAADLGFRALTSVEEAAAVEGAVFDLATPPAAHAAILAALPEGAPVLIQKPMGMDLAGASEILSVCRARKLLAAVNFQLRFAPMMIALRDAIAKGWLGELVDVELHGVLATPWSLWAFLDGLPRIEITMHSIHYLDSIRQLLGDPVGVHAKTLGHPAHGVAQTRTSAILDYGDRVRCTLSINHDWNFGRPHQACEMRVAGTEGAAYLQFGVNLDYPTGEKDILRLCPKGGDWLDVPLTGAWFPDAFTGRMHNLQRAAEGEEKLISPVEDAWRTMALVEAAYRSSNQPATPIESLP; encoded by the coding sequence ATGAGTGACGCTGGCAGCCTGACCCGGCACTGGCCTGGCTCGACGCGGCGGCGGCCCATCGTGATCTTCGGCGCGGGCTCAATCACGCGCGACGCGCATCTGCCCGCCTATGCCAAAGGCGGTTACGAAATTGCGGGGATCTATGACCCCGAACCGCAGAAAGCGGCGGATCTTGGCTTTCGCGCCCTCACCTCGGTCGAGGAGGCTGCGGCTGTCGAAGGCGCTGTGTTCGATCTGGCCACGCCGCCCGCCGCCCATGCCGCGATTCTCGCCGCATTACCCGAGGGCGCGCCGGTGCTGATCCAGAAACCGATGGGCATGGATCTCGCCGGAGCTTCCGAGATCCTGAGCGTCTGCCGCGCGCGCAAATTGCTGGCAGCGGTAAATTTTCAGCTGCGCTTCGCCCCGATGATGATCGCGTTGCGTGATGCCATCGCGAAAGGATGGCTGGGCGAGCTTGTCGATGTGGAACTGCACGGCGTGCTGGCGACGCCGTGGAGCCTCTGGGCGTTTCTTGACGGTCTGCCGCGGATCGAGATCACGATGCACTCGATCCATTATCTCGACAGCATACGCCAGTTGCTCGGCGATCCTGTCGGCGTGCATGCGAAAACGCTCGGCCATCCCGCACATGGGGTCGCCCAGACCCGCACATCCGCGATCCTCGATTACGGAGACCGGGTCCGCTGCACCTTGTCGATCAACCACGACTGGAATTTCGGCCGGCCCCATCAGGCCTGCGAGATGCGCGTCGCCGGGACCGAAGGCGCAGCCTATCTGCAATTCGGCGTGAATCTCGACTATCCAACGGGCGAGAAGGACATCCTGCGCCTTTGTCCCAAAGGCGGCGACTGGCTGGATGTGCCGTTGACAGGCGCATGGTTTCCTGACGCATTCACCGGACGGATGCACAATCTTCAGCGCGCGGCTGAAGGCGAGGAGAAACTCATCTCGCCGGTCGAGGATGCATGGCGCACGATGGCGCTTGTCGAGGCGGCCTATAGATCATCCAATCAACCCGCCACACCCATCGAAAGCCTGCCCTGA
- a CDS encoding carbohydrate ABC transporter permease produces MDANRSSRIRRLLTRWALNAALFLAMAIICLPGLWIVLNSLRPTVEIIAKPPVWLPRELNFDAYVAMFSGVGSGGIPVIDYFRNSIIIAVTSTVIALMIGMAGGYAFARYRFRGKSGWFLGLMLTRTVPGIALSLPLFYIYAKLGIIDTHFGLILAYVAMNVPFTIWLIDGFFRQVPRDLAEAAQIDGCTRWQAFWQVEFPLARPGIASAGIFAFLTAWNEFALASQLTRSTNSKTLPVGLLDYTAEFTIDWRGMCALAVVMIVPALLLTYAVQKHLVSGLTAGAVKG; encoded by the coding sequence ATGGACGCCAACCGTTCTTCACGCATCCGCAGACTTCTCACCCGGTGGGCGCTGAATGCTGCGCTGTTCCTGGCGATGGCGATCATCTGCCTGCCAGGACTGTGGATCGTGCTGAACTCGCTGCGTCCCACGGTCGAGATCATCGCCAAGCCACCGGTCTGGCTCCCGCGAGAGCTGAATTTCGACGCGTATGTGGCGATGTTCTCGGGTGTGGGCAGCGGGGGTATTCCGGTGATCGACTATTTCCGCAACTCGATCATCATCGCCGTGACCTCGACGGTGATCGCGCTCATGATCGGAATGGCGGGCGGCTATGCGTTTGCACGGTATCGCTTTCGGGGTAAGTCGGGGTGGTTTCTGGGGCTGATGCTGACCCGGACGGTGCCGGGCATCGCGCTTTCGCTACCGCTATTCTATATCTACGCAAAGCTTGGGATCATCGATACGCATTTCGGGCTGATCCTGGCCTATGTCGCGATGAATGTGCCGTTTACGATCTGGCTGATCGACGGGTTCTTCCGGCAGGTCCCGCGCGATCTCGCCGAGGCGGCGCAGATCGACGGCTGCACCCGCTGGCAGGCTTTCTGGCAGGTCGAGTTTCCACTTGCCCGCCCCGGCATCGCGAGCGCCGGGATCTTCGCCTTCCTCACGGCCTGGAACGAGTTCGCGCTTGCCTCTCAGCTCACCCGCTCGACCAACAGCAAGACGTTGCCGGTCGGATTGCTGGATTACACCGCCGAGTTCACCATCGACTGGCGCGGCATGTGCGCACTGGCCGTGGTGATGATCGTGCCGGCGCTGCTGCTCACTTACGCCGTTCAGAAACATCTCGTCTCCGGTCTGACCGCAGGCGCCGTGAAGGGATAG
- a CDS encoding MaoC/PaaZ C-terminal domain-containing protein produces MEITRYFEDIEIGESRVTFGRTITETDFVVHAGHTGDFFPHHMDSVFMADSEFGQRIAHGTMVFAIGIGLTATVINPVAFSYGYDRLRFVRPVFIGDTIRTRVTAARKEDDPKRPNAGRLFETVEVLNQHDQVVMACEHIYIIEKQGTA; encoded by the coding sequence ATGGAAATCACCCGCTACTTCGAAGACATCGAGATCGGCGAAAGCCGGGTCACCTTTGGCCGCACCATCACCGAGACGGACTTCGTCGTCCATGCCGGCCATACGGGCGATTTCTTTCCGCATCACATGGATTCGGTGTTCATGGCCGATAGCGAATTCGGCCAGCGTATCGCCCATGGCACCATGGTTTTCGCCATAGGCATCGGGCTGACCGCGACGGTCATCAATCCGGTCGCGTTCTCCTATGGGTATGACCGGCTGCGCTTCGTCCGCCCGGTCTTCATCGGCGACACGATCCGCACCCGCGTCACCGCCGCGCGCAAGGAGGACGATCCCAAAAGACCCAACGCTGGGCGGCTTTTCGAAACGGTCGAAGTGCTCAACCAGCATGATCAGGTCGTGATGGCCTGCGAGCATATCTATATCATCGAGAAACAGGGGACGGCATGA
- a CDS encoding ABC transporter ATP-binding protein: MADLTLSKLDKKYGAFHAVKGIDLSVEDGEFVALVGPSGCGKSTTLRMIAGLEDISEGDISIGDRLVNDLAPRQRNISMVFQSYALYPHMTVRENMGFTLKIAKRPQAEIDDAVTEAARALEIEPLLDRRPAQLSGGQRQRVAMGRAIVRSPDVFLFDEPLSNLDAKLRGQMRTEIKKLHARLGATVVYVTHDQVEAMTLADRIVIMRDGRIEQAGTPDEVFNRPATRFVAGFIGSPPMNIADAQRRGDRLRFADGAELPLPRDYFDRLEDGARVTFGLRPDDVYPVGHGLHSGTDVETLPLQVALTEPLGNETLLFVRFAGAEWTSRMLNPRPIRSGDTVEFQFDLSRAHLFDAETGRSLREA, from the coding sequence ATGGCCGACCTGACATTGTCGAAGCTCGACAAGAAATATGGCGCTTTCCACGCCGTGAAGGGGATTGATCTGAGCGTCGAGGACGGCGAATTCGTCGCCCTTGTCGGCCCGTCAGGCTGCGGTAAATCCACGACGCTGCGGATGATCGCCGGTCTCGAAGATATCTCGGAAGGGGATATCTCGATCGGCGACAGGCTGGTCAACGATCTGGCGCCGCGGCAGCGCAATATCTCGATGGTGTTCCAGTCCTACGCGCTCTATCCACATATGACAGTGCGCGAGAATATGGGCTTCACGCTCAAGATCGCCAAGCGCCCGCAAGCCGAAATCGACGACGCCGTGACAGAGGCCGCGCGCGCGCTCGAGATCGAGCCTCTTCTGGACCGCCGCCCGGCGCAGCTTTCCGGCGGGCAGCGTCAGCGTGTGGCCATGGGGCGCGCCATCGTGCGAAGCCCGGACGTGTTCCTGTTCGATGAGCCGCTCTCCAATCTCGACGCCAAGCTGCGCGGGCAGATGCGGACCGAGATCAAGAAGCTCCATGCGAGGCTCGGCGCTACGGTGGTCTATGTGACCCATGATCAGGTCGAGGCGATGACTTTGGCCGACCGCATCGTCATCATGCGGGACGGGCGGATCGAGCAGGCCGGCACGCCGGACGAGGTCTTCAACAGACCGGCCACGCGCTTTGTCGCTGGATTCATCGGCTCTCCGCCAATGAACATTGCGGATGCGCAGCGCCGCGGCGACCGGCTGCGATTCGCGGATGGGGCCGAATTGCCACTGCCGCGCGATTATTTCGACCGGCTCGAGGACGGCGCCCGGGTCACCTTCGGCCTGCGTCCCGACGATGTCTATCCGGTGGGCCACGGTTTGCATAGCGGAACAGATGTCGAAACGCTTCCGCTGCAGGTCGCCCTGACCGAACCGCTCGGCAATGAGACGCTGCTGTTCGTCCGCTTTGCCGGGGCCGAATGGACCAGCCGGATGCTCAACCCCCGCCCCATCCGAAGCGGCGATACGGTCGAGTTCCAGTTCGACCTGTCGCGCGCGCATCTGTTCGACGCTGAGACCGGCCGCAGCCTGAGGGAGGCATGA
- a CDS encoding L-rhamnose mutarotase — protein MIRMGSVIGIRPEKISEYKALHARAWPGVLKTISACNIRNYVIYLREPENLLFSHFEYHGADWAADQAKMAADPVTREWWALCEPCQRKMDSAREGEWWAPMEEVFFHE, from the coding sequence ATGATCCGCATGGGTTCCGTCATCGGGATCAGGCCCGAGAAAATCTCCGAATACAAGGCGCTTCACGCAAGGGCGTGGCCGGGCGTGCTCAAGACCATCAGCGCCTGTAATATCCGCAACTACGTGATTTATCTGCGCGAGCCGGAAAACCTCCTGTTCTCACATTTCGAGTATCACGGCGCTGACTGGGCAGCGGATCAGGCCAAAATGGCCGCCGATCCGGTGACGCGGGAATGGTGGGCGCTATGCGAACCCTGCCAGCGCAAGATGGATAGTGCCAGAGAGGGCGAGTGGTGGGCGCCGATGGAAGAGGTGTTCTTCCATGAGTGA
- a CDS encoding ABC transporter substrate-binding protein, giving the protein MKILTTSTALLGGVLLASVAGAQELPGNFEGVTIEAKLIGGQQYEALYARIAEWEEATGATVSVISKKNHFELDREIKSDIATGQLGWCVGSNHSSFAPQYPGIYTDLRALLPEDALADFVPATLEAATLEDRLVMLPRAQFDVSAVYYQKSLYEDEDNKSAFQEEYGYELAPPDTWDQLADQAKFFANPPDFYGTQYAGKEEAIAGRFYEMLLSNGGEFLDAEGRPAFNSEAGLQTMQWFVDLYEAGAVPNGVPNYLWDDLGQGFASGTVAIDHDWPGWMGFFGDPSSSKVAGNIGVVPPPKGSSGERSGWSGFHGFSVTEDCANPEAAASLAWFLTNEDSQKLESSAGPLPTRNAVWDYVIEEAQDDPYRAEALAAFQTASEGAYPVPRTPSWIGITNAVYPELQAAILGDKTAQEALDTAVEEATMVLEDAGEL; this is encoded by the coding sequence ATGAAAATCTTGACGACGAGCACAGCGTTGCTTGGCGGGGTCCTGCTGGCCAGCGTGGCGGGTGCGCAGGAGTTGCCAGGCAATTTCGAGGGCGTGACCATCGAAGCGAAGCTGATCGGCGGACAGCAATACGAAGCGCTCTATGCGCGGATCGCCGAATGGGAGGAGGCGACCGGCGCGACCGTCAGCGTGATCTCGAAAAAGAACCACTTCGAACTGGACCGCGAGATCAAATCCGACATCGCCACCGGCCAGCTCGGCTGGTGCGTCGGATCGAACCACTCCTCTTTCGCGCCGCAATATCCGGGAATCTATACCGATCTGCGCGCGCTGCTGCCTGAAGACGCGCTGGCCGATTTCGTGCCCGCCACGCTCGAGGCCGCCACGCTGGAGGACCGTCTGGTGATGCTGCCGCGCGCCCAGTTCGACGTATCGGCAGTCTATTACCAGAAGTCGCTCTATGAGGATGAGGACAACAAGAGCGCCTTTCAGGAAGAATACGGCTATGAGCTGGCTCCGCCCGACACCTGGGACCAGCTTGCCGATCAGGCGAAATTCTTCGCCAATCCGCCGGATTTCTACGGAACGCAATATGCCGGGAAGGAAGAAGCCATCGCCGGGCGCTTCTATGAGATGCTGCTGTCGAATGGCGGCGAGTTTCTGGACGCAGAGGGCCGCCCCGCCTTCAATTCCGAGGCCGGGCTCCAGACGATGCAGTGGTTTGTCGATCTCTACGAGGCCGGCGCGGTGCCCAATGGGGTGCCGAACTATCTGTGGGACGATCTCGGACAGGGTTTCGCATCGGGGACTGTCGCGATTGACCATGACTGGCCCGGCTGGATGGGCTTCTTCGGCGACCCGTCTTCCAGCAAGGTCGCCGGCAATATCGGTGTTGTGCCGCCGCCCAAAGGATCTTCGGGCGAGCGCAGCGGCTGGTCGGGCTTCCACGGTTTCTCAGTAACCGAGGATTGTGCCAATCCCGAAGCCGCCGCGTCGCTGGCGTGGTTCCTGACCAATGAGGACAGCCAGAAGCTGGAAAGCTCGGCAGGACCGCTGCCAACGCGAAACGCGGTCTGGGATTACGTGATCGAAGAGGCGCAGGACGACCCCTATCGCGCCGAGGCTCTGGCCGCGTTCCAGACAGCGTCGGAGGGCGCTTATCCGGTGCCGCGAACGCCAAGCTGGATCGGGATCACCAATGCCGTTTACCCAGAGCTTCAGGCCGCGATCCTGGGCGACAAGACCGCGCAAGAGGCGCTCGACACCGCCGTCGAAGAGGCCACGATGGTCCTTGAAGACGCCGGCGAACTGTAA
- a CDS encoding carbohydrate ABC transporter permease, with amino-acid sequence MLLLLPAVLVLVAVVVLPLILSLWSSLTPFRLTRPDSIYDFVGLRNYARLLSDGDFWSAFGRTVLLLTVALNLELVFGLCLALLIERASRGQRILRTLLMFPMMFSPVLVGFQFKFMFNDNIGLVNNALQSIGLTDRAIPWLIDQNLAMFSIIAAEVWSSTSVFAIFILAGLMSMPRDPIEAARVDGCTPWQSFRYVTWPFLMPFAFIAMTIRSLDVARAYDIIKIMTDGGPAQRTEVLWTLIARTGYSDARMGMANAMAYVAILLSILFTVIFFRKLAQSREQIAAEW; translated from the coding sequence ATGCTGCTGTTGCTGCCCGCCGTTCTGGTGCTGGTGGCGGTGGTGGTCCTGCCGCTGATCCTGTCGCTCTGGTCCAGCTTGACCCCGTTCCGGCTGACCCGGCCGGACTCGATCTATGATTTTGTCGGACTGCGCAACTATGCAAGGCTGCTGAGCGACGGGGATTTCTGGTCGGCCTTCGGACGCACCGTTTTGCTGCTGACCGTGGCGCTGAACCTGGAGCTTGTCTTTGGGCTGTGCCTCGCCCTGCTGATCGAGAGGGCCAGCCGCGGTCAACGCATCCTGCGCACGCTGCTGATGTTTCCGATGATGTTTTCTCCGGTGCTCGTGGGCTTCCAGTTCAAGTTCATGTTCAACGACAATATCGGACTGGTGAATAACGCGCTGCAATCTATCGGGCTGACCGACCGGGCGATCCCGTGGCTGATCGACCAGAATCTCGCCATGTTCTCGATCATCGCCGCAGAGGTATGGTCCTCGACTTCCGTCTTCGCGATTTTCATCCTCGCCGGGCTGATGTCGATGCCTCGCGATCCGATTGAGGCCGCGCGCGTCGATGGCTGCACGCCGTGGCAGAGTTTTCGCTATGTGACATGGCCCTTTCTGATGCCGTTCGCCTTTATCGCGATGACGATCCGCTCGCTGGATGTTGCGCGGGCCTATGACATCATCAAGATCATGACCGATGGCGGCCCGGCGCAGCGCACCGAGGTGCTGTGGACCCTGATCGCGCGCACGGGCTATTCGGATGCGCGGATGGGGATGGCGAATGCGATGGCCTATGTCGCCATCCTGCTGTCCATCCTGTTCACGGTGATCTTCTTCCGCAAGCTCGCCCAATCCCGCGAGCAGATCGCGGCCGAGTGGTAG
- a CDS encoding mandelate racemase/muconate lactonizing enzyme family protein: protein MARIERVELAMVDLAPKVERRDAIQSFVSQETPLVTVTDSDGAQGIGYSYTIGTGGSSVMRLLADHLCPRLIGRDATEVEAIWHDLEFLTHATTIGAITSIALAAIDTALWDLRCRKAGLPLWRLAGGARASAPCYTTEGGWLHLPTEAIVEDALAAKAQGFTGSKVKIGRSAIADDVARLKALRDAVGDSYEIMTDANQGFARDSARRRAEALAPFGLAWIEEPLPADDIAGHASLARSSPIPIAVGESLYSIRHFAEYAARDACGIIQVDAGRIGGITPWLKVAHMAEGFDLPVCPHFLMELHVSLVCAVQNGRYVEYIPQLDDITGSALRIENGHAFAPETPGIGIDWDPEAIAARAIPEFNMTITEAPT from the coding sequence ATGGCAAGGATCGAACGCGTTGAGCTGGCGATGGTCGATCTTGCACCAAAGGTCGAACGCAGGGATGCGATCCAGAGCTTCGTCAGTCAGGAAACCCCGCTCGTCACCGTCACCGACAGCGACGGCGCGCAGGGCATCGGGTATTCCTATACAATCGGGACTGGCGGCTCGTCGGTCATGCGCCTGCTGGCCGATCATCTCTGCCCGCGCCTGATCGGGCGCGATGCGACCGAGGTCGAGGCGATCTGGCACGATCTCGAATTTCTGACCCATGCCACTACGATCGGGGCGATCACCTCGATCGCGCTTGCCGCCATCGACACCGCGTTGTGGGATCTGCGCTGCCGCAAAGCGGGACTGCCCCTGTGGCGACTCGCGGGCGGGGCACGGGCATCGGCACCCTGCTATACGACAGAAGGCGGCTGGCTGCATTTGCCGACAGAGGCCATTGTCGAGGACGCGCTTGCCGCGAAGGCGCAGGGGTTTACCGGGTCCAAGGTCAAGATCGGGCGCTCCGCCATCGCCGATGATGTGGCCCGGCTGAAGGCGCTGCGCGATGCGGTCGGCGACAGCTACGAAATCATGACCGACGCCAACCAGGGTTTTGCCCGCGACAGCGCGCGCCGACGGGCCGAGGCGCTCGCGCCGTTCGGGCTGGCGTGGATCGAAGAACCCCTGCCCGCGGACGATATTGCCGGACATGCGTCGCTGGCACGATCGAGCCCGATCCCCATCGCAGTCGGAGAGTCGCTCTATTCGATCCGTCATTTCGCAGAATATGCGGCGCGCGACGCCTGCGGGATCATCCAGGTCGACGCTGGCAGGATCGGCGGTATCACACCCTGGCTCAAGGTCGCGCATATGGCCGAGGGATTCGATCTGCCGGTCTGCCCGCATTTCCTGATGGAGCTGCATGTCAGCCTTGTCTGCGCGGTGCAGAACGGGCGTTATGTCGAATATATTCCGCAGCTCGATGACATCACCGGCAGCGCGCTGAGGATCGAGAATGGCCATGCCTTCGCACCCGAAACCCCCGGCATCGGCATCGACTGGGATCCAGAGGCCATCGCAGCCCGCGCAATTCCCGAATTCAACATGACCATAACGGAGGCCCCGACATGA
- a CDS encoding IclR family transcriptional regulator: MSQDERYRAPALDKGLDILELLAGIDGGLSQAEIAKQLGRTPNELYRMLDRLQRRGYVTRIDGDRFALTLKMFGLAQLHAPTRRLVSYATPLMRDLTQQARQAVHLAVFDRGRVVVIAQQEAPDYWGISVRVGSHIGLFDTGSGHILLAFTSPERREMMIAENRSEGSGAVPESLRQRFGRIREQGYETMPSAQTAGVFNLSAPILAGDGNAIAALTVPYISLVNTTAAPDMSDCAHLLVRTCRKLSEMAGNRNGEN; this comes from the coding sequence ATGTCCCAAGACGAACGCTACCGTGCGCCTGCCCTGGACAAGGGGCTGGATATCCTTGAGTTGCTGGCCGGAATCGATGGCGGGCTTTCGCAGGCAGAGATCGCAAAACAGCTCGGCCGGACCCCGAACGAGCTCTACCGGATGCTCGACCGGCTTCAGCGGCGCGGCTATGTCACGCGAATCGATGGAGATCGGTTTGCGCTGACGCTAAAGATGTTCGGGCTGGCGCAGCTTCACGCGCCGACCCGCCGGCTGGTCAGCTATGCGACTCCGTTGATGCGCGATCTCACGCAGCAGGCGCGGCAAGCGGTGCATCTCGCCGTGTTCGACCGCGGGCGCGTGGTTGTGATCGCTCAGCAGGAGGCGCCGGATTACTGGGGCATCAGCGTCCGTGTGGGCTCTCACATCGGGCTGTTCGACACCGGCTCGGGTCATATCCTGCTTGCCTTCACCTCGCCCGAGCGGCGCGAGATGATGATCGCGGAAAACCGCTCTGAAGGCAGCGGAGCGGTCCCTGAAAGCCTTCGACAACGGTTCGGGAGAATCCGTGAGCAGGGCTATGAAACGATGCCTTCGGCGCAAACGGCGGGGGTTTTCAACCTGTCTGCTCCGATTCTCGCTGGGGACGGGAACGCCATCGCCGCTTTGACCGTGCCCTATATCTCGCTGGTGAATACGACTGCTGCGCCCGACATGTCCGATTGCGCGCATCTGCTGGTCCGGACCTGCCGGAAACTCTCGGAAATGGCCGGCAACAGGAACGGGGAAAACTGA
- a CDS encoding fumarylacetoacetate hydrolase family protein has product MKLLRYGAPGAERPGMIDAQGRIRDLSGHVDDISGANIDPARLRDIAEIDPSTLPLVEGDPRLGPCVAGTGKFICIGLNYSDHAAETGAEVPKEPIIFMKASSAICGPNDPIIIPRGSQKTDWEVELAVIIGKRAKYVTEAEAMDHVAGYAVTNDVSERAFQIERSGQWTKGKSCDNFGQIGPWLVTRDEIADPQNLSMWLTVNGETMQNGSSATMVFGVAHLVSYLSQFMSLHPGDVISTGTPPGVGLGLKPPRFLKPGDVVELGIEGLGQQRQDVVADG; this is encoded by the coding sequence ATGAAGCTGCTACGCTACGGTGCACCGGGCGCGGAAAGGCCCGGGATGATCGACGCTCAGGGACGGATCCGCGACCTGTCCGGCCATGTCGACGATATTTCCGGCGCGAATATCGATCCGGCCCGGCTGCGGGATATCGCCGAAATCGACCCGTCTACCCTGCCGCTCGTCGAGGGCGACCCGCGTCTCGGACCCTGTGTGGCGGGCACGGGCAAGTTCATCTGCATCGGCCTGAACTACTCGGATCACGCCGCCGAGACAGGTGCCGAGGTCCCGAAGGAGCCGATCATCTTCATGAAGGCCAGCTCGGCGATTTGCGGGCCGAATGATCCCATCATCATCCCGCGCGGTTCACAGAAAACCGATTGGGAGGTCGAGCTTGCGGTCATCATCGGGAAACGCGCCAAATACGTGACGGAAGCCGAGGCGATGGATCACGTGGCCGGCTATGCCGTTACCAACGATGTCTCTGAGCGGGCTTTCCAGATCGAGCGTTCGGGGCAGTGGACCAAGGGCAAGAGCTGCGACAATTTCGGTCAGATCGGGCCGTGGCTGGTGACCAGGGACGAGATCGCAGACCCGCAAAACCTGTCGATGTGGCTCACCGTGAACGGTGAGACGATGCAGAATGGCAGCTCGGCGACCATGGTCTTCGGGGTCGCGCATCTGGTCAGCTATCTGTCACAGTTCATGTCGCTGCATCCGGGCGACGTCATCTCGACCGGCACGCCGCCCGGCGTCGGGCTGGGGCTGAAGCCGCCCCGATTCCTGAAACCCGGTGACGTGGTCGAGCTCGGGATCGAAGGGCTGGGCCAGCAGCGTCAGGACGTGGTGGCCGACGGATGA
- a CDS encoding SDR family oxidoreductase, translating to MIDLTGKRVLITAAGQGIGRATAEAFARAGAEVLATDINAETLATLDDTPGIRTDRLDVLDDRMVNDLVAASGPVDVLFNCAGFVHGGTILDMPDTDLDFAFDLNVRSMIRMIRAVLPGMIERGEGCILNMSSVASSIKGVPNRFVYSTTKAAVLGLTKSVAADFVTQGIRCNAICPGTVQSPSLDERLSSTGDYDRARRDFIARQPMGRIGEAEEIADLALYLAGASYTTGQAVCIDGGWTI from the coding sequence ATGATTGATCTGACAGGAAAGCGCGTGCTCATCACCGCAGCGGGACAGGGCATCGGGCGCGCCACAGCCGAGGCCTTCGCCCGCGCAGGCGCAGAGGTTCTGGCGACGGACATCAACGCGGAAACGCTCGCAACGCTCGACGACACCCCGGGCATCCGCACCGACCGGCTGGATGTGCTGGACGACAGGATGGTCAACGATCTGGTGGCGGCATCTGGACCTGTCGATGTGCTGTTCAACTGCGCAGGTTTCGTGCATGGCGGAACGATTTTGGACATGCCAGACACGGATCTCGACTTCGCCTTCGATCTCAACGTCCGCTCGATGATCCGCATGATCCGGGCGGTGCTGCCGGGAATGATCGAGCGCGGCGAAGGGTGCATCCTGAACATGAGCTCGGTCGCCAGCTCGATCAAGGGCGTGCCCAATCGGTTTGTCTACAGCACGACGAAGGCCGCGGTTCTGGGCCTGACCAAATCCGTCGCGGCCGACTTCGTGACTCAGGGCATCCGCTGCAACGCGATCTGCCCGGGCACGGTGCAGTCGCCCTCGCTTGACGAAAGGCTTTCGTCAACCGGCGATTACGATCGGGCCCGGCGCGATTTCATCGCCCGGCAACCCATGGGCCGGATTGGCGAGGCCGAGGAAATCGCGGATCTGGCGCTGTATCTCGCGGGGGCAAGCTATACCACCGGGCAGGCTGTCTGCATCGACGGTGGGTGGACGATTTAA